The DNA region GTTTGGTACGCTGGTGGGACCTGTCATGGGAGCTGCGGTCCTATCACTACTTCAGGAGCTGCTCAGATCCTACCTAGAGTACAGGTACCTAATCTATGGAATGCTGATCATTCTTGTGATGAAGTTCTTCCCATCGGGGATCTACGGCATCGTTCAGTTCATATTGAGGAAGGTGAGAGAATGATATTGGATGTGGAGAGAGTAGTTAAGAGGTTCGGTGGGCTCGTCGCAGTGGACAATGTCAGCTTCAGCGTGAAGGAAGGAGAGATTTTCGGGATAATAGGGCCCAACGGTGCCGGTAAGACCACGCTTTTCAACGTAATAACGGGCTTCTACAAGCCAGATTCAGGCAGAGTGAGGTTCTTGGGAAAAGATATAACTGGTATGAGACCAAACAAGCTGGCTAAGCTTGGATTAACGAGAACATGGCAGATAGTGAAGCCCTTTCTAGGGATGAGCGTCTTGGACAACGTGTTAGTATCCATCTATGCGACTAAAGGTGTGATATCTGGGATTAGTGAGGAGGAAGCTGTGGAGAGGGCCGAGGAGATTTTGGAGTTCGCTGGCCTACTGCATAGAAAGGATGTACTGGCAGAAGCTCTACCTCATGGTGAGAGGAAGAGGTTGGAGATTGCCAGGGCTTTGGCTACCGAACCCAAGCTCCTTATGCTAGATGAACCGGCTGGAGGGCTCACTCCTACGGAGATGGATGAGGTTATGGAAGTGGTGAGGAAGGTGAGGGAGTCCGGGGTCACTGTGGTGATAATAGAGCACAACATGAGGGTGATAATGAATGTGTGTGAGAGGATAATGGTCCTCAACTTCGGTAGCAAAATAGCCGAGGGAAGTCCGGAGGAGATCTCGAGGAATGAAGAGGTGATAAAGGCCTATTTGGGGGAGAGATTCCATGTTAGAAGTTAGGGAGATTTCCGCCGCTTATGGGAAGGCAATCGCCCTCAAGGATATATCGCTTTACGTGGGTGAGGGGGAGATAATCTCCCTTATAGGGGCTAACGGAGCGGGGAAGACGACCACATTGAGGGTAATAACTGGGATGCTCAAACCCTTGAGAGGAGATGTGGTCTTCCAGGGAAAGAGTATAGTCGGTATGGAGCCCTATCAAATAGCCTCGTTGGGAATAATCCATGTACCTGAGGGTAGGGGTCTCTTCCCCGATATGACGGTCAGGGAGAACTTGGAAATGGGGGCTTTCATGAGGACCGATAGGGATGAGGTCGAGAGGGATTTGGAGTTCGTGTACTCGCTCTTTCCAGTGCTAAAGGAGAGGGAAAAACAGCTCGCCGGAACCCTCAGTGGTGGGGAACAGCAGATGCTTGCTATAGGTAAGGGCCTCATGGGTGGGCCCAAACTGCTACTGCTCGACGAACCCTCGTTAGGCTTGGCGCCCTTGCTAGTCGACAGGATATTCGAGACAATAAGTCAGATAAACAAGGAGAAGGGGGTCACCATACTGATCGCCGAACAGAACGCCTACATGGCATTGAACATATCTCACAGAGCTTATGTAATCGAGAACGGCGTTACTGTGATGGAAGGTGCTGGTAAAGAGCTTCTGGGAAATGAGCACGTGAGAAAGGCATATCTGGGGATATAATA from Thermoproteota archaeon includes:
- a CDS encoding ABC transporter ATP-binding protein: MILDVERVVKRFGGLVAVDNVSFSVKEGEIFGIIGPNGAGKTTLFNVITGFYKPDSGRVRFLGKDITGMRPNKLAKLGLTRTWQIVKPFLGMSVLDNVLVSIYATKGVISGISEEEAVERAEEILEFAGLLHRKDVLAEALPHGERKRLEIARALATEPKLLMLDEPAGGLTPTEMDEVMEVVRKVRESGVTVVIIEHNMRVIMNVCERIMVLNFGSKIAEGSPEEISRNEEVIKAYLGERFHVRS
- a CDS encoding ABC transporter ATP-binding protein; amino-acid sequence: MLEVREISAAYGKAIALKDISLYVGEGEIISLIGANGAGKTTTLRVITGMLKPLRGDVVFQGKSIVGMEPYQIASLGIIHVPEGRGLFPDMTVRENLEMGAFMRTDRDEVERDLEFVYSLFPVLKEREKQLAGTLSGGEQQMLAIGKGLMGGPKLLLLDEPSLGLAPLLVDRIFETISQINKEKGVTILIAEQNAYMALNISHRAYVIENGVTVMEGAGKELLGNEHVRKAYLGI